Proteins co-encoded in one Daphnia carinata strain CSIRO-1 chromosome 3, CSIRO_AGI_Dcar_HiC_V3, whole genome shotgun sequence genomic window:
- the LOC130698625 gene encoding amyloid-beta-like protein, which yields MWNYRVFFIAIILSAISVNDILAYVEAVAGSFGSDVAPIKVEPQVAVVCDVRNPLHPQYMDSTGKWVSDLDNKNSCLKDKIEILDFCRKAYRGRNITNIVEAPRSVKIDNWCKVGHRKCKTTQSVKPYRCLEGAFQSEALLVPEQCVFDHVHNASRCWSYDEWNATAANACSTRDLKLRSFAILLPCGVDLFSGVEFVCCPRAATLDDVSPVAKSLKTESSKDDKDDDDDDDEDEDDDDDDDDVDDDDDVAATPVEDKLDDKKSKTIDVNDDDDDYDEDDENDVDSAEDDDLTSTTTSTTTTTTTTTTTPKPKPSPTPDPYLTHYNPKKERDDFLDAEQRLEERHRERVTKIMKDWSELEDRYQDLHSTDAKGAEEFKHKMTNRFQKLVKSMEDEDVMEKRQLSAVHQQRVLAAINEKKRDAMTCYTDALNENSPNTHRIQKCLEKLLRALHKDRHHSISHFRHLLNINPSQAQREKDATIQHLNDIERLTNQSLQMLDRFPDIQAKVVPLMKDYLLALRSKDDTPSPLLMTSRTSEEDVLDSFKAEIAAKQAEKERQRQADKARKEDERRRDERRKMESKNKKLNQLDSSAEETAKDDSMVKQEATTSTATPKQRQPMGDKIKPKIIKEEIVKKDKMKEKKAKEDLPPYVDAQAVQHMQERPKVAHAQNHQIAHNEAGFSVRHESGHRENRSVYFTLAFAGVALLAAMVVGLVLLKRRHARSPHQQGFIEVDQTVTPEERHVANMQINGYENPTYKYFEAKE from the exons atgtGGAACTACAGAGTGTTTTTCATCGCCATCATCTTATCGGCCATCAGTGTTAACGACATTTTAGCCTACGTCGAG GCTGTCGCCGGATCATTCGGATCGGATGTGGCCCCCATCAAGGTGGAGCCCCAAGTGGCAGTCGTGTGCGACGTTCGCAACCCGCTTCATCCGCAGTACATGGATTCGACCGGGAAGTGGGTCTCTGATTTGGACAATAAGAACTCGTGTCTGAAAGACAAGATTGAAATCCTCGACTTCTGCCGAAAG GCATACCGTGGTCGAAACATCACCAACATCGTCGAAGCCCCGCGTTCAGTCAAGATTGACAACTGGTGCAAAGTCGGCCACCGTAAATGCAAGACCACGCAGTCGGTGAAACCCTACCGATGTCTCG AAGGAGCATTCCAGAGCGAGGCCCTGCTCGTGCCCGAACAGTGCGTCTTTGACCATGTCCACAACGCTAGCCGTTGCTGGTCGTACGATGAATGGAACGCCACTGCCGCCAATGCCTGTTCGACTCGCGATCTCAAACTCCGATCCTTCGCCATCCTGCTCCCCTGCGGAGTCGACCTCTTCTCCGGTGTCGAATTTGTTTGCTGCCCGAGAGCGGCCACCTTGGACGATGTCTCTCCCGTTGCCAAATCATTGAAAACCGAATCGTCCAAAGACGAcaaagacgacgacgacgacgatgatgaagatgaagatgacgacgatgacgatgatgatgtcgacgatgacgatgatgTGGCCGCAACTCCCGTTGAAGATAAATTGGACGATAAAAAGAGCAAGACTATTGACgtcaatgatgatgatgatgactacGACGAGGATGATGAAAACGACGTCGATAGTGCCGAAGACGATGATTTGACCTCTACCACAACGTCGACCACTACCACGACAACTACCACAACTACAACTCCCAAACCCAAGCCATCTCCTACTCCTGACCCTTATTTGACTCATTACAACCCCAAGAAGGAGCGCGACGACTTCCTCGATGCCGAACAGCGTCTCGAAGAAAGGCACAGAGAACGTGTCACCAAG ATCATGAAGGATTGGTCCGAGTTGGAGGACCGTTACCAAGACTTACATTCCACTGATGCCAAGGGCGCCGAAGAATTCAAACACAAGATGACGAACCG ATTCCAGAAATTGGTGAAATCGATGGAAGATGAAGATGTTATGGAGAAACGCCAGTTGTCTGCCGTTCACCAACAGCGCGTCCTTGCCGCCATCAATGAGAAGAAACGCGATGCCATGACCTGCTACACGGATGCTTTGAACGAGAACTCGCCCAACACCCACCGAATCCAGAAGTGCCTGGAGAAGTTGCTCCGTGCTCTACACAAAGACCGCCACCATAGCATCAGCCATTTCCGTCATTTGCTTAACATCAACCCCAGCCAAGCGCAGCGTGAAAAGGATGCCACCATCCAACATCTGAATGACATCGAGAGACTCACCAATCAAAGTCTCCAGATGCTCGATAG GTTCCCCGACATTCAAGCCAAGGTGGTGCCGCTGATGAAGGATTATTTGCTGGCCCTGCGGTCGAAAGACGATACCCCGTCTCCGCTCCTGATGACCTCCCGTACTTCGGAGGAAGATGTTCTCGATAGCTTCAAGGCTGAAATCGCAGCCAAACAAGCAG aAAAGGAACGCCAGCGCCAAGCCGATAAGGCTCGCAAGGAAGACGAACGCCGTCGCGATGAACGCAGGAAGATGGAATCCAAGAACAAGAAGCTCAACCAACTGGACTCTAGCGCTGAGGAGACGGCCAAGGACGATTCGATGGTCAAACAAGAAGCGACGACATCCACTGCCACTCCCAAGCAACGCCAGCCAATGGGTGACAAGATCAAGCCTAAAATCATCAAGGAAGAGATTGTCAAGAAGGACAAGATGAAGGAGAAGAAGGCCAAGGAAGATCTGCCTCCTTACGTCGATGCCCAGGCTGTGCAACATATGCAGGAGCGACCCAAGGTGGCGCACGCACAAAACCACCAGATTGCCCATAACGAAGCG GGATTCTCTGTTCGCCATGAATCTGGACATCGCGAGAACCGTTCCGTTTACTTTACCCTGGCTTTCGCCGGAGTAGCTCTCTTGGCTGCTATGGTTGTCGGCCTTGTTTTACTGAAGAGACGACATGCTCGTTCCCCCCACCAGCAG gGTTTCATTGAGGTGGATCAGACTGTGACGCCAGAGGAGAGACATGTGGCCAACATGCAGATCAATGGATACGAGAATCCAACCTACAAATATTTTGAAGCCAAGGAATGA
- the LOC130698626 gene encoding LOW QUALITY PROTEIN: cyclin-dependent kinase-like 4 (The sequence of the model RefSeq protein was modified relative to this genomic sequence to represent the inferred CDS: deleted 1 base in 1 codon) codes for MERWLAESRFWMAGNNRTFVVSNSRSRAPSSHFMERYEKICRMGEGSYGVVYKCRNRETGQIVAIKKFVESEEDPLIKKIALREIRMLKQLKHPNLVNLIEVFRRKKKLHLVFEYCDLTVLNELEKHPRGVPEVLTKRIIWQTLQAVGYCHAHNCIHRDVKPENILLTKEGVVKLCDFGFARLLNPGENYTDYVATRWYRAPELLVGDTQYGPGVDVWAIGCVFAELVRGEALWPGKSDVDQLFLIRKTLGDLIPRHMKVFKNNEFFAGLSIPEPDVRESIESKMPRDFSVDGMDFLKKCLDRDPSKRYTCDQLLRHPYFANFNFRLPESELEEYERLRRLRSRSRNFQYAGNHMLPQLPGHGVASSLNYVGGGYSTSNTSTSSNNFVGNSPPSMQISQAPRMVRRYDHLPSI; via the exons ATGGAACGATGGTTGGCTGAATCTCGATTTTGGATGGCCGGTAACAATCGCACGTTCGTCGTCAGCAATTCACG GTCGCGGGCTCCGTCGTCGCACTTTATGGAGCGATACGAGAAGATCTGCCGGATGGGCGAAGGCTCCTACGGCGTCGTCTACAAGTGCCGAAACCGCGAAACGGGCCAAATCGTCGCCATCAAGAAGTTTGTCGAGTCGGAAGAAGATCCGCTCATCAAGAAGATCGCCCTCAGAGAAATACGCATGCTCAAG CAATTGAAGCAC CCAAACTTGGTGAATTTGATCGAGGTTTTCCGGCGCAAAAAGAAACTCCATCTCGTCTTTGAATACTGCGACCTCACTGTGCTCAACGAACTGGAAAAACATCCGAGAGg AGTGCCGGAAGTGTTGACGAAGCGGATCATCTGGCAGACATTGCAGGCCGTCGGATATTGCCACGCCCACAATTGCATCCACCGCGACGTCAAACCGGAAAACATCCTCCTCACCAAGGAAGGCGTGGTGAAGCTCTGCGATTTCGGCTTTGCCCGGCTTCTCA ATCCGGGAGAGAATTACACCGATTACGTGGCCACACGATGGTATAGGGCACCGGAATTATTGGTCGGAGACACCCAATACGGTCCCGGTGTAGATGTTTGGGCTATCG GTTGCGTCTTTGCCGAGTTGGTTAGAGGCGAGGCCTTGTGGCCGGGCAAGTCTGACGTCGACCAACTTTTCCTCATCCGGAAAACATTAG GTGATTTAATTCCGCGCCACATGAAAGTATTCAAGAACAACGAATTCTTCGCCGGTCTGTCCATCCCCGAACCGGACGTCAGAGAATCGATCGAGTCCAAGATGCCGCGCGATTTCTCCGTCGACGGAATGGACTTCCTCAAG AAATGTTTGGATCGAGATCCGTCGAAGCGGTACACCTGCGATCAGCTGCTCCGTCATCCCTACTTTGCCAACTTCAATTTCCGACTGCCAGAATCCGAATTGGAAGAGTACGAGCGGCTCAGGAGATTGAGATCGCGTTCACgg AATTTTCAGTATGCGGGTAATCATATGCTGCCACAGTTGCCTGGACACGGTGTAGCGAGCAGCCTGAACTACGTCGGCGGAGGTTACAGCACGAGCAACACGAGCACGAGCTCCAACAATTTCGTCGGTAATAGTCCACCATCTATGCAAATCAGCCAAGCACCGAGAATGGTCCGCCGTTATGACCATTTGCCATCCATTTGA